gctcctgttgtGAGGAGTaagtgtcaccaagctccaccatctggaatctatctgagagagaggagtggaaccactgcaaggcagtgcccccatccccaactccccaggcgatccagaaggataccatggtcaatgctgtcaagagatccagaagaaccagcagagtcacactccctctgtctattctcgggtaaaggtcatccatcagggtgaccaagactgtctcaaccccatagcaagctctaaagccaatttgaaatgggtctagataatcggtttcctccaagactgcctggagctggtcggctaccaccctctcaatcacatttttgcaaggaggttggcaatttcacatttgagttctttgaggactcttggatggatgccatccagccctggcgatttgctagttttcagtttttccagacagtttagatcatcatctcttgtcacttctatctgacttagttatttagcctccatccccgaaaagcctggttcaggaacaggtatatgctcagtatcctctgccatgaagacggaggcaaagaacacatttagcttctctgcaacctccatatcctccttagtaattcctttcactccgtcattgtctaatggtccaaccacctccctggcagctttcctgcttctgatgcatttaaataagtttttgttattccccttgactttCTAAGCtaagtgttcctcaaactctctttttgcctcccttattgtcaccttgcatttctttggtcagagtttgtgttcctttctgttctcttcatttagacaggctttccaatttcagaagaaagtcttcttcccttttatggcttccttgtgaGCTGGAGAGTTTGAACTTCTAGCCTATGCTCTGGATGGCTAAATAGCACTTGATCTGTGTTTGGTACACAGGGGATCCAGATTCTGTATTCAGAATCCATTAATGATAAGGTAGTACATTTTCATGCATTAATGATAATGAAGTACATTTTTATACATGTTTTTGCACATTGTTGTAgaatgttagccatgctggcatcctcctggacatagcggtacctttcctccttttgggtatataatctaactgggcttctagtactgtgattttgagtaaactccatgcactctgtagccaagtgactctcctgattttgcctttcaccatactcctcattttggagaagttttctcttctgaaattcaaaatgtctgtgttagacttccttggtgattctctccccacatgtatgctgaatttgatcacactatggtcactgttccctaagaagggttgatgatactgacatcacacaccaggtcctgggtgccactgccactcaggattaagtccaaggtcaccttctctctggttggttccaagatcaactgttctagggcacagttctTCAGTGTATCTGATTTGACCTCTTTGACCTCTTTGttattacctgactgaatttacccagcctatgtgtgggtaattgaagtcacccattattacagccctacCTCTccttgatagcaatagcaatagcagcaatagcacttacatttatataccgctctatagccggagctctctaagcggtttacaatgatttagcatattgcccccaacattctgggtactcattttaccgacctcggaaggatggaaggctgagtcaaccttgagcccctggtcaggatcgaacttgtaaccttctggttacagggcggcagttttaccactgcgccaccaggggctctgatgcctccctgatttcctcctgcaactcccagtctctctcagcgttttgatctggcgGGCAATACCACATCCCAGGTAGCACGTTacttttcaggccttgtatgggtttctgtggaggactccagtccaactaggttttctagcttgttagattctatcccttctttaacatacagtgctactccacctccaaggcacccctccctgccttttctatagaatttatatccagggataacagtgtctcactggttctcactgttccaccatgcttCTGAGGTTTATGTGGTTTCtacccagtgtgggttctatggtgtacagtaagttgtggcctcgtgctgaagctctttccacactccaggcatttatgtgttTTATACCCAGGGTGTGTTCTACAATGTACAGTAAgatgtgctctctggctgaagctctttccacaattcaagcatttatgtggtttttctccagtgtgggttctgtggtgtatagTAAGTATtctacttgtgctgaagctctttccacactccaggcacttCTGCCGTTTATCCCCAGTGTGGGCTTTGTGGTGTAGAGTAAGAGCTCCTCTTgtgctgaagttctttccacactccaggcatttatgtggcttctccccagtgtgggttctatggtgtataataagatgtgctctccggctgaagctctttccacactccaagcatttatgtggtttttctccagtgtgggttctgagGTGTACAGTAAGAACTCCActtctgctgaagctctttccacactccaggcatttatgtggtttctccccagtgtgggttctatggtgtacaagaAGATGTGCTCTcaggctgaagctctttccacactccaaacatttatgtggtttctccccagtgtgggttctgtggtgtacagtaagagctcctcttgtgctgaagctctttccacactctaggcattcatgtggcttctccccagtgtgggttctatggtgtataataagatgtgaacttgtgctgaagctctttcgacactccaagcatttatgtggtttttccccagtgtgggttctgtggtgtatagtaaattctccactcgtgctgaagctctttccacactccaggcatttatgtggtttctccccagtgtgggttctatggtgtataataagATGTGCACTTgtgatgaagctctttccacacactaggcatttatgtggcttctctccagtgtgggttctatggtgtataataagatgtgctctccggctgaagctctttccacactccaaacattgatgtggtttctccccagtgtgggctctgtggtgtacagtaagagctcctcttgtgctgaagctctttccacactccaggcatttatatggcttctcctcagtgtgggttctgtggtgtacaataagatatgaacttgtgctgaagctctttccacactccaggcatttatgtggtttctctccagtgtgggttctgtggtgtacagtaAGATCTCCACtcttgctgaagctctttccacactccgggcatttatgtggtttctccccagtgtgggttctgtggtgtacagtaagagctcctcttgtgctgaagctctttccacactccatgcatttatatgatttctccccagtgtgggttctatggtgtataataagatatccacttgtgctgaagctctttccacattccaggcatttatgtggtttcttccTTGCGTTCATTTCCTTCTAAGATTGAAAGCTGGGTTCAGTAGAGGAGCTTTTCCTACACGGAGGACACAGGCTTCTTTCTCCTGCTTGCTTTGTTATTTGCTGGATTACATGCTGAAAAGCATTGGATTCATTCCTGTTCTCCCAGTTTTCTCCAGTGTTTATTCTctcttgtttcctttttcctCATCTAGCTGCTCCATCCATTGGGTTTCTATCATTCTTCCTCTCCCAACATTTACCTGCAGTACCCCGAAAGAGAAAACTAGTTAGAGCCTGGGATAGAAAAGGAAACTGAAGGAGACCCTATTGTCACGAGTCAATGGCCCAGATCCTGTCTGCATGtgtctcttctccttgagaaacaACATGGGCTCTGAACTGCTTACTGAAACTACTGAGCTAAACCTGTTAATCTATTCATTTCCTTAGCAATGACTTATAAATATTGTTATTAATATCCAGTTGAtacttgtattttgtattctcttATAAGTTGCCCCCACCAAAGGACTATGGGCAACAACCAAGAATCTTGCTGTTTCAACAAGCTACTATTTTGGAAGCTGAGCAATGTGCCTCAGTGACCTTGCAGATTACAGAACGTCCAGGACCTTCACTggctggctttatttatttatctaacgatcgaattaaaaaaataaataaatatttttatactgcccaaaacacaacttctctgggtggtttactagaccattaaaataaccaataaagattgacacatttcaacaacaacaatttaaatttaaaaagtcaaaacttttaaaacaataaaaacaatatctaattacaAGCCTAGGTGAACTCCTGAGTCGCTCCAGACAAATTGCTCCCAAAGTgggcattgaagtcccccaggaccacaACCCTGGGAGacacctgagaccaagtccgtcggCTCAGTAAGgaactccattgggcagtggggcgatcggtacaccaagagaagtcccagtctatccctggtccccaaacttaggcacacacattcagtatggtcaggcacttccacagggatcctggtcagggagaggttattcttatagaccccagccactccacctccctgcccatgtccccgcacctgctcatcaacagaataccctggagggagaagctgggaccagattgggccaccagcctcccccaaacaagtctctggaatacataccaggtctgccccttcctccagaaacagatcatggatggtttccggcttattctggacagacctggcaccACATAGGAGCAAGGTAAGGGTCTTTGGGAGGTccgcactgctccccaaggtcaaggagctggcagggcagctggaagggcaaACAGCTCATAGATTTccgacttcccttcccctgtaacaatgTGCTGACATGCCAAATTTacttcctctcttccccaccaccccatcatagccaccccacagtcagtggacacaacccctgtctccccatccccagacaaaacaAGACACATCTGGAACACCCAGGATCTGAAAACTACAGAAGACAAACAAATATCATCAGGCCCTGGCCCTCATCGCCCCCCGAAGGGGCTCTCTCAAAGGGGCTACCCCCTTTCGTTTTGCCCCTTCGGTGTGACCCCACCGGTTGCAGGCCCAACGCCACAGGCCAGCcatccttttataagcccagaaagacagctaatctgagcagctgacgctcaggaactgctgactcaccccctctggccccgatcccgCACAGACAAACCTGCAGTGCAGCCACAACCCCACACactagggggcacacaggctggcaagctgaccacagcagacagcaaccacacaggctctcaccactgggctgccactgtctctgggaagcagatgttaaagcctcctcctctctACAAGGCTTCTAGCAACTGTGCTCATGTTTTAGATTCAAGCAAAGTGCCAGCTTGTTACCGGCTAGATGTTTCCCAGACGTACTGGACAGAAATGAGCAGGAAGTAATTCACGCTTGTTATGGTGCTAATTGTTGCATCTTCCAGGCCT
The Hemicordylus capensis ecotype Gifberg chromosome 14, rHemCap1.1.pri, whole genome shotgun sequence genome window above contains:
- the LOC128336956 gene encoding zinc finger protein 569-like, translated to MNARKKPHKCLECGKSFSTSGYLIIHHRTHTGEKSYKCMECGKSFSTRGALTVHHRTHTGEKPHKCPECGKSFSKSGDLTVHHRTHTGEKPHKCLECGKSFSTSSYLIVHHRTHTEEKPYKCLECGKSFSTRGALTVHHRAHTGEKPHQCLECGKSFSRRAHLIIHHRTHTGEKPHKCLVCGKSFITSAHLIIHHRTHTGEKPHKCLECGKSFSTSGEFTIHHRTHTGEKPHKCLECRKSFSTSSHLIIHHRTHTGEKPHECLECGKSFSTRGALTVHHRTHTGEKPHKCLECGKSFSLRAHLLVHHRTHTGEKPHKCLECGKSFSRSGVLTVHLRTHTGEKPHKCLECGKSFSRRAHLIIHHRTHTGEKPHKCLECGKNFSTRGALTLHHKAHTGDKRQKCLECGKSFSTSRILTIHHRTHTGEKPHKCLNCGKSFSQRAHLTVHCRTHPGYKTHKCLECGKSFSTRPQLTVHHRTHTG